A window of Adhaeribacter arboris genomic DNA:
TTTTGTAAGAGTTCTTCCCGGGAGATAATTGTCCCTTTAGCCTGTTTTTCCCATAACACCGATAAAGTGGTATAAGGCGGCAGAATCAATCCAATGGCATTAAAAAAATTGCTCAGGTTGGCAATGATATGTTGGGCCCCATCCGAATCACCTGTAATAATAATACCGCCTATTTTTCCTTCTAACCGCGAGGGTTTGCCTGCCAGTACTTCATCATGGAGTTCATCGAGCCGTTCGATTACTTTTTGAATTTCCGAAGATTGATTGTTCCACCAAATGGGAGTGGCAAAGAGGAGAATGTCCGCTGTTAACAGTTGTTCTAAAATCTGGGGCCAATCATCCCCCGAACCCATATTACTGTAAGTTCCGGGTAGAATTTGATAATTCACCAGCTTGATGATCGTACAATCAATCTTTTGCTGGCGCAAAAAACCGGCAAAGAACTCCGATAAGACTTCGGTATTAGATAAGCCTTCCTTTTTTAAAGTTCCTAGTAAAATAATAGCCTTCATCTGATAGGGGTGATTAATCGGTTCCTAATAATAATACTGCCTATGCTTTACTTCTTTTAAATTAATTTCCGCAAGCGTTGCAGTGCCTGGCGGGCCCGAGTCTTAACCGTGCCTAAAGGAATAGAAAGCTGCTGGGCAATTTCACTTTGCGTATATCCTTCGAAATACATCAAGTAAATAATAGTTTTATGTGGGATAGCTAATTGGTCGACTACCTTTCTCAGGCCAATATGCTCCGGCCGAAAGCCCTCATGCCCCAGCCGCTCCGCTAAGCTACTTGCCTCTTTTTTCTGGGTTTTTAGCTCTTGTAAATAGGTCCGGGAACGGGTTTTATCAATGGCTAAATGCCGGGCGATGTTGATGAGCCAAGTAAATAATCTGCCCTTGGCCTGGTCATAGAGATGAAAAGTAATCCAGATTTTAAGAAAGCATTCCTGCAGCACATCTTCCGCCGTTGGTTCGGCCCGGACGATGCGTAAAATTATTCCGTACAGGGCGGGAGAATAAGCTTGATAGAGGGCGGTGAGAGCCGCCGAGTCTTGGGCTTGCAGGGCCTGGATTAATTCAGTCTCGGCCATCGGGGGTTCTGTAGCCAGTGGTTGGCAATAGGTTACCTCCCGGGTGGGTAGCAGGAGCAGGGATTCTGGAAACAAGGAATGGTTGGTTAAAGGATTCTACGGACAATTATTTTCACTCGTATGCGCACTCTAACAACCAAGCGGCAGATAAACCTGTTTACTCCATCAGCAATCAGATAAACTTCTTAAATAAGTCACAATATATTTAATACGGAATAGAAAAATAAAGTTAAGTAAATAATTAAGTTTTTATATATTTTCTCTAACCGTACCTTTCTACGAAAATAATCGTGCGAAACTCCTTGGGGTAAATTCGGTAATCCGATTCTTCTCCCATGATTATATAAGTCCAATAAGTACATTTATGATAGATGACTTAAATGCAATCTCCATCAGAAAAACGGCTTTTTTACGAGAAAAAATCTATTTACCTATTCCCAAGCAAGATAATGTCTCTAAATTTTTATTAATCACTTTTGAGGACTAGCTCTTATTGAATTTAATCTAATAGTATCAAATAATTTATTCTGATCTCAGATTTAGTACTGGGTTGCTTAACGCGGCTTTTACCGATTGAAAAGTCATCGTTAAAACCGCTAAGGCTAAAACTAAGGCAGTTGTTATCACAAATACCGAGGGGAGAATGGGCGTTCTATACGCAAACTCTTCTAACCATTTACTCATCACATACCAGGTAATGGGGGTTGCTAGTAGCGAAGCCAATAGCACGGGCTTGATAAATTGCTTTAGTAATTCGGCCGTAATACTCAGTACAGTGGCGCCTAATACCTTTCTAATGGCAATTTCTTTAATCCTTAGCTGAATGGTATACAAGGAAAGGCCTAGAATGCCCAAGCAAGCAATAAAGATAGCTAAGAATGAAAAATAGCTGAATATGACCCCTAATTTTGTCTCACTGGTATACATAGCGTTTAAGGTATCATCCAAAAAGGTATATTCCAGCGATTGCTTCGGGGCTAAGCTGGTAAATTTTTTAGCTACTTCTTTTAGGACCTGATCGGCATTTTTTTGGTTAAAACGCAAGTATAAATATTGTAGCCGGTTGGGAAAATAGTGTAGCACTAAGGGCTGCACAGTTGTTTTTAGCGGGGTTATATTAAAGTTTTGGACCACGCCCACTACCTTTCCCTTTTTCAATACGGTATTAGGCTGTACCCATTGAATAGTGGTACCAATGGCTGCTTCTGATTTTTGATACCCTAGCTTTTTTACGGCTTCTTCATTGATGAGGAAACCTTCCGTTTTATCTAATGCCATTTTCTCACTAAAATCCCTGCCTGCCACAATTTTCATTTTCATGGTGCGGATAAAGTCCAGGTCAGTAAATAGCATTTGCATCGATTGGGCTTGGCTTAGATTAGAACTACCATCGTTCACCTGGTTAATCGGAATATTGGCACTTGGAATAGAGGAGGAGGCACTTACGGAATAAACTGAGCCATCTGCTAGTAACGAGTTTTTGAAAGTAGCCAAGCGGGTGGAATCCATATCCGGTAGTGGTAAAGAAAGTATGATGGGATAAAAAGAGGCAGTGAAGTGTTTAAGATGATGGAATGTTCGAAGTTCAGATCAAAATAAACTGTCCCCACTGCCAGAGCAGCAAGGTAGTAAAAAATGGCAAGAAAAAGAATGGTTCTCAGAACCTTCTATGTCGTAATTGCCAGAAGCAATTTCAGCCAATATATCGCTATAGAGGAGCGGATCCGACTACCAAGCGGTTGATACGGCGTCTTCTGGAAAGAAATAATGGTGTTCGTGACATTGAAAAGTTGCTGGAAGTGAGTAGAAAGTGTGTGCTAAGCAACTTGTGCCGACAGGGGAATGCCCTTAAGATTCAACCAACCCAAAAGCATTATAGATCCGTACAGATCGATGAAGTCTGGAGCTTTGTCGGAAAGCGCAAGAAAGGAAAATACTGGTTGTTGTATGCTTACTGTCCCCAAACAGATGAAGTACTGGCTTATAGTTGTGGCGGCCGAAGCGCTAAAACAGTACGCCAGCTACTCAAAAAGCTAAAAGGAGTGGAAATAGAACAATATTGTACTGATCATTGGAAAGCGTTTGCTCAGGTAATCCCCCGACAAAGCACACGATAGGAAAAGCTTACACTAAAAACATAGAAGGCGTGAATACTTGCATCAGAGCCAGAAACAGACGGTTCGTCAGAAAAACAACCTGCTTCTCCAAAAAGAAGGAAAACCATTTAGCAAGTCTAAACCTGATGTTTGACTATCGCAATAGACATAAAGCCAAACATCATACTTTGTAGTCCACAACTCCATATCCTTGGGTAGCGTTAGAATAACTACATTTTCTCGGTCGAACCCGAGGTTTTTACTCTTTAAAAAATTAAGTTGATGATTGACTAAAAAGGTACCAGCAATAAGCCCCATGGACACTACAAATTGGAGAGTAACCAGGAAGAGTCTAAGGGATAGACCTTTCCTAGAATTACTAAACTTGCCTTTGAGTACTTCCGTGGGTTTAAAAGCCGATAGTATTACCGCCGGGTAAAGACCCGCCAGTATACCTACGACTAATACTAAGCCAATCAATACGAAGGTAAGTAAGGGATTATGGACAAAATCGATCGTTAAGCTGCGCTCCGCCACGCGGTTGAATAAGGGCAAGGCCAAATAAGCCATAGCAATAGCTATAATCAAAGCTAATAGGGCAAAGAGGGTAGTCTCCGTTAAAAACTGTTGTAGCAGTTGCCTTTTCTCCGCCCCTACTACTTTTCGGAGCCCCACTTCTTTGGCTCGGGTCAGGGAGCGGGCCGTAGACAAATTGGTAAAGTTAAAACAGGCTAGAAGTAAGACAAACAAGGCAACACAAGCAAACGCATAGACATAGGTTATATTTCCATTCGTTCCTATTTCCCCGACCAGGTTGGAGCGTAAATGAATATCGGTAAGAGGCTGTAAATGGATGTCCTGTTTGCCATCGGCACTAGGATTGTTCAAAATGTACCGCTTCACAAAAGCAGGAAATTTGTTTTCTAAGCTGTTAGCGGCTGTGTTACTATTTAATACTACATAACTCTGAAACATGTGAAAGGACCATAATCCGCTTAGGTCTCCCAGCGTTGCCAGGGATACCAGAGAACTAAACGCAAAATGGGAATTAGCCGGCATTGGCCTGGCTAGAGCAGTCACTTCTACCGTAAGATTTCTGCCAAAAGAGTTGATGCTAAGGGTTTTTCCAATGGGATTCGTATGGCCAAAATACTTTTTAGCGGTTTCACTAGTTAAGATGATGCTATTAGGACGTTCCAGTGCCCGCTTCACCTCTCCCTTTTCCAAACTAATAGTAAAAACATCGAATAGAGTGGAATCGGCATAAAGCAAATTGTTTTCAAAAAATTGTTGTTCGCCAGGAGGGCCGATCAATGCTTTTTCGTCTTTTAATAGTCGAGTGTAACTTTTAATTTCCGGGTAATCTTTTTTCATTAAGGGTGCCCAAGGAGCGGGGGTTACGGCTAAATGGGTACTACCATTACTCCCGTCCATGGCTGATGTTATCCGGTAAATATCCTTGGCCTGTACATGAAAGCGATCATAGCTCTGCTCGTGTTGAATAAAAAGAAACATGAGAATACAGCACGCCAGACCAACCGAAAGGCCTAAAATATTAATAAGAGAAAAAACCTTGTTTTTCCACAGGGTGCGACTAGCGATTAGTAAATAGTTTTTCCACATACTTAAAGCAACTATAAGTAAATAATTTAGGGTACTATTTTCTTGAAGAATAACTTGTTCAGAGTCAAGTCATCCTTTTTTATCGGGTTAGGGAGGATGATGCCCAACCCAAAAGCAGTGGTTTCATTATCATTTTTATTAATAAAAGCACCTTCCCAGACTTCCTCTTTACCGTCGCTCATTTTCAGGGTGGCTTTAAAGTAAGCGTCTTGGATCTGAACCAAATCGGAAGTGACCTTCCTGGAATCAGGATAGCTGAGAATAGCTCGGATATTATTTCCCGTCTCCCTTTTTAATTCTAGTCGTGTTCCTTGATTTTCATCGACGTATTGGCCTATGTAAAAGGTAGACTCGTTACTGATGACCGGAGTCGAATGGATTACTTTACTCTTTTCCTTGACAATGCCATATTTTTCTTCCCTCTTATATTTTGATTTGCTAAAGGCATTACTAGCAAAGAAGGCCGCTTTTTCTTTGGGGCTCAAGCCTTGGCTAATGGCAGAAGAGTGGGTCAGAAGAAAAGTAATTAGCCCCAAAAAGAAGATTTTCATACGCTTATTCTTAAAGGATTGAAGATATTATCGGATGTGAACAACCAGATTTTATAGATATCCTCTTTAGGAATCCCATAATTTATGCCAAATAAAACTAATTGATTATCATTGTATTGTGATGAATGAAGAGTCAAAGATTGTATCACTTCCGAACAAAAACTGTTCGGAAGTGATACAGAAGAAAGAAAATAATAAATTTAAAATAGAAAGGTTTGCTAAGATTAGCGATAAGAAGAAAACGATTCCTTTTACTGCAACCAGTAGTCTTTTAGCAAGAATACCTTCAGCAGAGCGTTTTTGTCAAATGAAATAGCTCTTTTTATCTGGGACTATTTACTTGCAAAAGCCATTTTACAATGACCTATGCAGAAGGGATAAAGAGAGTTGCATGATGAAAACAAAGACATTAAATAAATTCGTGTTTGGTAGTATAACCTATCCCTAACAAAGCTCTTATTTAATAAGCTAAGTTATTGTATTAATGAAAAACGGTTATATCTATAATAAATTAGTGTCCGAAATATGTCCGAAGAAAATAAAAAACCCTTTTAGGAGTTACCTAAAAGGGTTAGCTGTGATCCCGCTGGGGATTGCTTTATTATTACAATAAGTTAATAATGAACAATTTAATATAAGCTGCTGACGTAAAAACTAACGTCTAAATAAGAAAACACGAAAAAAGCACCCGAATATCAGGTGCTTTAAAATGGGTTTCATCAATTTGGCTTTCACCAAACCAACCCTCTAAATTACGTTATTTTCCCCATAAAGGCTACTGCTGTCCTCTCCAAATAAGTATAAACTTAGGATTACCTATCTGGTCCAGGGCACTTTGAAAAGAAGCTAGTGGCGTAGAGAACATTTTACCCTGGTGCATGGGGTACTGATAATCCTGGTAGGCTAAACCAAAACTAGTATAATCCGCTTTGTATACCCACCTTGTTGCTTGCCAGGCTTTCACTTTTTCGGCTTCTCCCCAGAAAATTATTACTATTCCCTGGGCTTTGGCTCGGTCGCGGGCTTCTTTTAAGTCGTTCCAGGTCGCAAAGCCGGCTAGGTACAGGTCGCTGGATTCGGTGCGGCGGAGGTGGATATAGGGCATATCAGTATAAATACGGAATTTACTTAAATATGGAAAAATAACTGAAATTTCATGTTCATTATTTTGCACATTGCGTATAAGTTAGTATATTTGATACAGTTAAACAGAGCGGCGCAGCTCGATAAACTCTGCAAAAGGAAAATGACAATTCAAACCACCTCCGAAAAAGTTATTTTAGTTAATCGCGATAACGAAAAAATCGTTGAAATATCGCGTCAATTTTTAAACGAAGTAAATAACCTTATATTAGGCAAACAATTTAACGGCAAAGTTTACGGTTCTGAATCCAAGGGATTATCCATTTATTTAAATGGGGAAAAGGTTTCTATAACATTAGAACAAAAACAGGTTATTTATATCTTAACTGAAACTTTGTATCTGTACGATATCGAATTTAACGGCCAAATGCTTTCTAAAAGTGATATTGACGCTAAAATAGATAGTGGTAGTCCTTATATAATGGCATCCAGCTTTGTTATTTTAAGTTACGCTATGGATAACGCAAAAAAAGAAATAGAAATAGAAATAATAAACGAAAACAACATGGATGCATTAACAATCCCAACCCAAGCAGAAGCGGAACAAGTTTTCGGAGAGGTTTGCGCCGGATTACTCGATCATTTTAAATCCCCTCATTTTGATTATACGGGATATGGCGTAGTAGAAGATAAAAGATTAGGTATACACTGGGCGCATACTTTAAAAAAACTAACTCCTTTGTTTGCCGTTTTGCCCAAAGAGATTGTAAATAAAATAGGCTATGTAAATATGTTTATGGTTAATAGCGGCTTAGACTATTTACCTATTTCCCAAAAGTTTCATTTTGGCCTTTTTGATGCAACCGCAAATTTTGCCAGTAAATAAAATTTTAAATGAAAGGCAACATTACCGAAGAAGAATTGATTGCCGAGCGCAAACGGGTAGGTAATCTGCTCCGGCAAAAACGGGAAGAACGCGGCTACAAGCAAGAGGATTTTGCCCAGCTGACCGGCATGTCGCGTAGTACCATTTCCAAGATAGAAGCCGGTAATTGGAATTTCGGGATAGATACCCTTACCTTGTTTACTAAACATTTAGGAATTGAGAAATTAGGCAAATAAAAAAGCCCCTTACTCGGGGCCTTCTTTTTAGATGGGAAATAGGGAAGGCAGATAATAAAGGTTGGTAATTATTTATAATTGGATTTTATTTTAATGTAAACTTGTTGTAATTTTGCAACTTTTTTTCTACGTTGCTCACGTATACTAAAAAATCAAGGCCTTTAAGCCAAAAAATACGTATTTACTCTAAAAAATTTAAAAAAGGAAAAACAATGATAAAACCTTCAAAAAAACTTACTGTTACTGGTATTTTAAATAACTCTGGACGAATAACTGCTTTTTTCAATGAAATGCCAGGGTTGGTGGTTCAAGGAATTTCCGAAGAAGATGTTAAAGACAAATTAATAATTCTACTCGATGCATATATTATTCGGCTTGAATCAATGAAAAACAATCTTGATATTCAAACTACTTCACTAGCATGACCCGGAATTATTTTATAAATCATCTAATCGAACAGGAGTGTTATCCTGATGAAGAGTGCAACTCAGAAATTTCCCAGTTGTGGCATAATGCTATTAGTGGTGATGTGTGTTATGTGCCTTTAGACGAAGAACTAGAAATACCTACTTGGTGTCATATCATATTTGAGTTAGGAGTTAATCCTCCAATCGAATTTGATTCAGACTATCATGTTTATTGTACTTTTAGAGAAGATCATTTAAAACAAGTTGTAATTAATAAAAATAGGCAGTAATTTATATATAGTTAATAATAAAAAAAGAGGATTATAAACCCTCTTTTTTTATTATAGTTTACTTTTGCGGCTAAAAGGTTACTACGGTTATAGTTTACCCTAATTCTATATCCATCTTTTCTCGCTTATATTTAGTATGAGAGCAAATATGGCAAGAACAAGGTGCGCCGTGGGAACGATACGCATAAAACTTACCTTCTGTATTTTGCAGGTTCAGTTGCTTCAGCCTTTTTTTGTATTTGCGCATCTTGATTTGATGCCGTAAGCCTTTATCCATTCTTACAATTTTTCCTGTAAGCCTCAAGCGCGGTTAAACTAATAGCTAGTTCTTTAATACACTCAGTAATAGAATTTGCAGTAATAGTTATACCAGTATATTCTTTGCCTTCAATCCAAGCAAGATATTTGTTATCTGGCAAATCATCATAACATTTAATCTGGATGTTTAACTGATGATTATGTTGTATCGTTTGTACCATTATTTTACTACACTATACGTTAAAATACCTACCATTCCCAAAAACCCCGAAACCACCAAAAACAAAAGGATAAAGACGATATTAAAGTTATGGTAAAGCCAATATGTGGGGCTTCATGGTGCCTGATTACACCAACTATTAACAATAGAATAAAAATAGCATAAACCGACCAATAAAATCTATAAGCCTTCATTTCACCATATTATTAGTCTTTTCTTTATGGCAATCTTGGCAAAGCGTTTGAAAATTTGAGATACCACATGCGCCACCCCCATTAGAAACCGGCAGAATATGGTCTGCTTGCCAATTTGGGGTTATAACACCACAGTTGCGGCAAGCTCCTTGGTCTAATTGATAGAGTAGTTTTCTAATAATACCAGTATTCCCTTTAATAATAGCAAATTGTATATAAGAGTTATCTCTACATTTATTTGAATACCATTTTTTTCGAGGGTTATCCAGTAAATTACCACAACCGCAGGCGCATACTCCAGATAATACGGGGAATAAATCTTCTAGATTTAAATTTTTTTGGTATCTACTATAATTATCAACCATTACTTAACAAGGCTATAAGTAAAATGTAGGGATAGCAACTTTTAATCGCACTATGATAGAATGGAAATGTGAACAGTGGTTATCTTGTGCATACTAAAATCGAACGATAGTTTTACCAATACTAATACCCACGAAAGGAACTGGTTTAAAGGTTTCGGTAGGTGCTATTCCGTACCCGGCGCTTAGGCTTATATTCCAGTTTTTAGGTTTAGTGTCCTTTACGTATTTAGCATTAAGGTTTTGAAATTCTTTATCCAGTTCTGCCTGAGTTAATTTAAGCTGCTTATTTTCGTTATCGTAAGATTCTAATTGAGTATCCTTCTCTAAAATAACCCCATCCTTTGTTTTAGATTCTTTCTTTAAACTGGAAATAACCTTATCCTTAGAAGCTATTACTGCTTTCCCATTATCCAGGGTAGGTACTTTAAAATACCTGTTTACAATAACCGTATCCTGTGCTTCTGCGGCTATTCTAAGTGCCCTTTCTTCTTTTAAGCTATCCCGTATTAACTTTTCCCGAATGTCCGACTGTGCCCTATATTGGGCTTCTATCGTGCTATTATCCAGGCTTTGGTTAATAAGCTTATCGTGGTTGTCTACCCGCTTGGCGTTCTGGTTTTCATGTTGGCAGGATTTTATTAAACCAATTAACAGGAACAGCATTAGAAATACAATGCCTATTCCAATCCATAATTTTTTATTTTTCATTTCGAAATCCGACAATTAGTACAAGATAAATTCCATCGTTCAGCTTTTTCAATACCAGGGCATCCTTTGCAATAGGGTTTAAGAAAGGAAGTATTATAACCATTAGGCTTAAATTCTTCTATAAAGGGTCGGCGCATGAGCTTACCCATGTCTTTATTGTAGTAGCCTGGGGTCATCTTTATCCACGAGTATAGTCTTAGCATTGCCAACTTGCAGTTCAACTTTACAATTCTGAGTTGAGACTACGGGTGTATGAGTATTGGCAGGTGGCAAGCCAGTTAATGTGCTTATAATTCCTGCACCGGCACATATCTTACAGGTTTCATAACCAAACTTCGTTAAATTAAGTGTGCCATAATAGCCTTTCTCGCCATTACATTTAGGGCATAGTTGCCATGTATTCATAATTTTAAGGTTTAAATATCCAATTCATTATCGACCATAACACCGTCCAGATTGTCAGAACAGCTAAGCCCATGCCTATACATTGTAGCAGGGGTTTCATTTACTTTCTGGGTAATAATGTTCAACTCTCCATTCTCCAAACTTGGACATTACTTTTATGCCATCCGGACTAGTAAAGGTTGTTCTCCATTCACTAAGTCCTGTATTGTTTTTGAAACTTTCAATGGCTTGCAATACTGCTTGTACTGTTTTATACTTTTTACCCCAATACCATCGAGAACACTTTGTACCGTCAGAAAATATTACCCGAAAGGTTACTCGGTATAAACTTTCACTCATTTTTGTATTCTCCTAATAATAAGCGTAGCCACTAATAATAACATCCAAAAAGTAGGGTAACAGGGATCTATTGCAGCATCGGCAGGCGCGGCATTACGTCCAAAAAACCGCTTTTCTCATTCCCGATATACAGGTCTTTTAACAGTACTACCCGTTTATATTTAATGTGCCGGCTGTAAATACCTACCTTAAAATATCCGGGCATTTCGGCATCGTTGTAGGCGTTCGGACCATAATACTTAAGTACTTGTTTTCCGTTAATGGCCAGGATAATTAAGCCTCCTTCCGTCTTGTATCGTGGATCTGATTCGGAGAAAGTTTTGTAACTGTGCCTTACGTACCAGGTAAAGACTACATCCTGATCTTTGGGTAAGGGAATAAGTTTAAAGTTCTTTTTACCCTCTCTGTTCGTATTAGTCGTTACTTTTTTACTATCCCAACACACCATTACGTGCAAGTAATCTCCTTCCGCAAACAGCGCAATAGGTGGAACAAGGGGCTTTTCGCCTAGCCTCTTATCCTCGTGGTTATGCCATTGGGTTATTATATCGGGTTCTGAGTGCGCCTGCCAGTTTTCTACCGGGAATCGCATGGTATAGCCGTAGCGAGAAATTAAGCCGGGTTCGGAATCTTTTAGTATTTCCGAACGGACAACGCCATTCTTGTTATCGTTGGCGCTTAAAACAAACCGGGCCCACTTGGCACCTCCCAATTCCACGAACTGCAAGCCCATCGGATTAGCCGTTTGCTTGCGGAAACCTCTGGGCAAAGTGGTGCTGGCAAAGTCGTGCTGCGTACTTAGATTAGCCCGCTTTTCGGGTATCTGGAATACTGGGTCGTTGGGTTTCGGCTGCTCCGGAGTAGGCTCGTTCGGAGTAATCACCTCTGGAACCGGTACGCTTATTTCCGCTTCTTCTTGCTCAGGAGGGGTAACTACTACGGCCGTATCCGGTTGCTCTGGAGGTTCCGGTGTTACAACTGGTGGTTGGTCCGGCGTAACTACGGGAGGCGTTTCCGGTTGTTGGACTACCGGTGGATAGTACGAATGGTTATTGTTCTGCTTCTTTGGCTCACAGCTAAGCAGCAGGTTTAGGGAGAGGATTAAAAGTAATAGCCTTTTCATTTTATAACATTTCATAATGGTTACCGTCTACAAAGCCTTTAAAGTCCCCGCCCCAACGGTTTTGCGGGTGCAAGCTTTTCCAATATTTACCCAAAGGTGCGTGCGCCGTGGAATCGGTTACATATTTACCGCCGATAAATAAGTTTAAATCGCCTGCTAGCTTATCCTGGTGTTTGCTTCTATCTGCTTTGCTTTTACCGTGCGCAATGTTCCAGGCATGTTGTTGGTCCGTGCGTAAAAGTTCGCCGGCCGTAACTTCGTATCCTTGCTCAAAAGCCCATAGAATAAGTAGGGCAAAGTTTTTTAGGAATAAAGATTGTTTTTCGCGTAAAGTCATACTAATTCTCCGGCTTGATTTACTCTATATCTAGGTTTTGGTGCTTCGATTATTACATCAATCGGGCTTTTTACATCGGGAATCTTTTCAGGTGGGGTCTTCCGGTAGTTAACCGTCATTTTAGCTATAAAAGCCGCTCCTACACAGATGGAACGGACTGTTTTTAACCATTCGGCGTGTAGCCAAGCCGGGTGGAATTGTGGGTCGCTTATTTGCTCGGTAATAAAGTCCAGTAGTTCTGGGGCCGCCGCCAGAGTTAAGGCGCCATAGAAAATGCGTTTGAAGTAAGTAGGCGTAACCGACTTAAAAAGCCGCTGGTAAACCTCCCGTATTCCCTTGCCTATTACACCATTCTGGTAATACAGGATTATACCTAAGAGGACTAGGCAAAGCCCCGCTAATCCAGCTAGTGCCCCATATAGAATGTGTTCCTTATCAATGTGGAAACCGTTTATATTCATTAGTGCGTTTTAATTTTAAAGTGGTCCGCTATGTTCTGCGTAATTAAAAGGATGCGATTCATGGCCTCGCGTGGGTCAGACTTGGCCAGGGCGTCTTCTACATCGTGGACAAATTTTAACTGCTCCAGAGACATATCCCGGTTAGTTTTATTCAGTTCTTTTATTTCTAAATCTTTGGATTTAATATCTAATTTGTGAGATTCAATCAAAGCCGTTAATTCTTTTAGCCATTCTTTGCGCTCGGCTAAATGCTCTTTATCTCTACTTTGCACCCACTTGTATAAAACATATATGACAATCCCCATAAAGACTACTGCTGCCGTTTGTTGCAACAAATAGTCTATTCCTTTACTTTCCATCCGGTTCTTTGCGTAGTCGTACCAATAAGTTTTGTTTTATTTCGGCGGCGGCGGAAAGATTATCCCGGGTTTCTAGTTGGTTGACGCTGTTAATTACATCTTCTTCCAGTTTGTGCTGAATAAGCTTTTCCTTGGTTAAATCTTTAATGGCGGTGATGCGTACTTGCTTGCCCTGGTAGCGCACATTCTCCCCCTTACTTCTAAATAAAGCTTGCTACCGTCTTTATGCTTGCCTAAACACTCGTACTTCTCCCGGTAGTTTTGCCCCCTTAACTGCATAATCCTTTCGTAATCTTCCGGCCATATCAGTTCTTTTACATCGAGGTTTAAAAGTTCCGCTTCCGTATACCCGTAAATCTTACAAGCCTTTTGATTCGCGCTTACCATCTTGCCATCTTCTGTGCGAATGTGCCCCTCTAAAGAAATAGCCTCCATGGCTTTAAAAAGACTTATTTCTTCTTCTATTTCTTCCCGGGTCGGAATACGCAGCAGGCGCGGGTATAAATAATGCAAGACAAAAGCCGATATCGCCGTAACCAGGCCACGCATAAAAATTACTCCGCTTTTTAGGTAGAGATTCGGAAAGAAAATACTGGCCAATGTTTCTGTATTGGTAATTAAGGGTGTGCTAATAAATAACACCACGCAGACAATTACCAAGGGGAAACGCTGGATATCCCGGCGTTTGCGGAACAGGCGGTAGATGTTAAATAAAAGCACCCCCGTACCCATCACCAGCATTAGTACGCCGGGTAGAATTAACCAGAAAAAAAGCGGCTGGAGAGGGTACATATCCATGTTTCTAGTAAAAATTAAAAACTACCCGATATAGTTCTAAA
This region includes:
- a CDS encoding M15 family metallopeptidase, translated to MTLREKQSLFLKNFALLILWAFEQGYEVTAGELLRTDQQHAWNIAHGKSKADRSKHQDKLAGDLNLFIGGKYVTDSTAHAPLGKYWKSLHPQNRWGGDFKGFVDGNHYEML
- a CDS encoding KH domain-containing protein, which produces MESKGIDYLLQQTAAVVFMGIVIYVLYKWVQSRDKEHLAERKEWLKELTALIESHKLDIKSKDLEIKELNKTNRDMSLEQLKFVHDVEDALAKSDPREAMNRILLITQNIADHFKIKTH
- a CDS encoding PAS domain S-box protein codes for the protein MDMYPLQPLFFWLILPGVLMLVMGTGVLLFNIYRLFRKRRDIQRFPLVIVCVVLFISTPLITNTETLASIFFPNLYLKSGVIFMRGLVTAISAFVLHYLYPRLLRIPTREEIEEEISLFKAMEAISLEGHIRTEDGKMVSANQKACKIYGYTEAELLNLDVKELIWPEDYERIMQLRGQNYREKYECLGKHKDGSKLYLEVRGRMCATRASKYASPPLKI